GCGAGGCGCAACAGCCCGCGATTCTGCAAATTAGTGAGAATGCGATCCGCTTTCACGGCGGTCGGCTACGGCCCTTGACCGCTGCGGTCGCCACGCTCGCCCAGGAGTCACGGGCCAGCCTGGCCGTGCACCTGGATCACATCCAGGACGAGTCCTTGCTGCACCAAGCAGCAGGAACGGGCATCAGTTCGGTGATGTACGACGGGTCCACCCTCGAGTACCGCGAAAACGTTGCCACCACTCGCGAGGCCGCTAGCTGGGGTGCCGAGCACGACATCTGGATCGAAGCTGAGCTCGGCAAGATCGGCGGAAAGGACGGAGCACACGCGCCCGGGGTGCGCACCGATCCGGCCGAAGCCGTTGAGTTCGTCCGGGCCACAGGCGTGAACGCGCTCGCCGTCGCGGTGGGCAGTTCCCACGCGATGCTGGACCGTACGGCGACACTCGACCTTGACCTCATTGGACGGCTCGCGGCAGCGTTGCCCGTCCCACTCGTACTGCACGGATCCTCAGGAGTGCCCGACGAGACGCTCGCCGCGGCAGTGCGGGCAGGCATGGTGAAGATCAATGTCGGCACCGCCCTCAATATCGCCTTCACGGGGGCGGTTCGTCAGACACTGGGCCACGATGAGTCGATCGTCGATCCGCGCAAGTATCTTCTGCCGGGTCGAGAAGCCATGGCCGCCGAGGTAGCGCGCCTCCTGAGCATTATCGGGATGGCCGCACGGTGAGCGAGGACAACGCACCCGCATCGATCATCACGGTGACGGCCAATCCTGGCTTGGACCTGACGTACACGATGGGCGTGGATGGCGGAGAAGACGCCGACCTGCGCCGAGCGCAATCGTCGACCTTGGAGGCGAGTGGCAAAGGCATCAACGTCTCGCGCGCATTGACCGCGGTGGGCGTGCCGACGGTCGCGGTTCTCCCGGTTGGCGGGGCCACCGGACGGTGCCTGGTCGATCTTCTGGATGCGGACGGGGTGGCCTACCGGGCCGCAGCGCAGGGGGCCTGGACGCGGATCAATACCTCGGTACTAGCCGCCGACCAGAGTGTCAGCAAGGTCAACGGTTCCGGCGGCGTCCTTGAAGAGCATGAGCAGGAGCGCCTTCTATCGGAAGTCGACCAGGCCCTGAGTGACACTGGTGCCACTGGCCGGCGGTCGTGGCTGGTGGTGTGCGGCTCTCTTCCACCAGGTGCCACGTCAGAGCTGGTGCGCGAGCTCGTACGCTTGGCGCGCCGCCACGAATTCAGTTGTGCGGTGGACCTTTCCGGAGACGCACTACGTGTGGCGCTGCAGGAGGGTGTGGACTTGGCCGCTCCGAACCAAGCCGAACTTGGCGCGGTGAGTTCCGCGGTGGCGGCCTCGGCAACGCCGACTGAGCTAGCCGACGCCGCGCACGCGCTCGCTGTGGATCACGGCACCCGGCTCCTGGTCACCCTCGGGGCCGATGGGGCGCTGTATGCCGACGGCGAGCGGGTGCTGTTCGGCAGCGCTCCCGCGCTCCAGCCCATCAACACAGCCGGCGCTGGCGATGCACTGCTGGCCGGCTGGTTCGCTGATGGCGGCGCGACGGAGGAACGACTCGCTCGAGCGGTGCGATGGGGCAGGTCTGCCTGCCTCTCGCCGACCACGGTCGACGAGCGACCCGGCCTCCGCGACGATGCCGAGGTGCGAGTCCTCACAGTCGGCCCCACTCCACGACAGAAGGTGAACCCATGAAGGCGGCTGTTGTCACCACACCGGGGAATATCTCGATTGAGTCGATTCCGGACCCAACTCCAGGGTCGGGTGAAGT
This genomic window from Demetria terragena DSM 11295 contains:
- a CDS encoding class II fructose-bisphosphate aldolase, translating into MALVTTAEIIDTARAAGQGVGAFNVITLEHAEAIADGAREAQQPAILQISENAIRFHGGRLRPLTAAVATLAQESRASLAVHLDHIQDESLLHQAAGTGISSVMYDGSTLEYRENVATTREAASWGAEHDIWIEAELGKIGGKDGAHAPGVRTDPAEAVEFVRATGVNALAVAVGSSHAMLDRTATLDLDLIGRLAAALPVPLVLHGSSGVPDETLAAAVRAGMVKINVGTALNIAFTGAVRQTLGHDESIVDPRKYLLPGREAMAAEVARLLSIIGMAAR
- a CDS encoding 1-phosphofructokinase family hexose kinase; this encodes MSEDNAPASIITVTANPGLDLTYTMGVDGGEDADLRRAQSSTLEASGKGINVSRALTAVGVPTVAVLPVGGATGRCLVDLLDADGVAYRAAAQGAWTRINTSVLAADQSVSKVNGSGGVLEEHEQERLLSEVDQALSDTGATGRRSWLVVCGSLPPGATSELVRELVRLARRHEFSCAVDLSGDALRVALQEGVDLAAPNQAELGAVSSAVAASATPTELADAAHALAVDHGTRLLVTLGADGALYADGERVLFGSAPALQPINTAGAGDALLAGWFADGGATEERLARAVRWGRSACLSPTTVDERPGLRDDAEVRVLTVGPTPRQKVNP